Proteins from a single region of Pyxidicoccus trucidator:
- a CDS encoding gluconokinase yields MIVIVMGVSGAGKTTVGRALGKSLGWRFVDADDLHPKANVVKMAAGVPLTDEDRWPWLQVLREVVAEALERGEDLVLVCSALKSSYRALLEVDPSRMRWVYLDAPREVLARRLSQRHGHFMPPSLLDSQLATLEVPEDALRVDVSPPPDVVVKRIREGLGR; encoded by the coding sequence ATGATTGTCATCGTCATGGGGGTGTCCGGAGCCGGGAAGACCACGGTGGGCCGCGCGCTGGGGAAGTCGCTGGGGTGGCGCTTCGTGGACGCGGATGACCTGCACCCGAAGGCCAACGTCGTGAAGATGGCGGCGGGTGTGCCGCTGACGGACGAAGACCGGTGGCCCTGGCTCCAGGTACTGCGTGAGGTGGTGGCGGAGGCGCTGGAGCGTGGAGAGGACCTGGTGCTGGTCTGCTCCGCGCTCAAGAGCTCCTACCGGGCGCTGCTGGAGGTGGACCCGTCGCGGATGCGGTGGGTGTACCTGGATGCGCCGCGCGAGGTGCTGGCGCGCCGGCTGTCACAACGTCACGGCCACTTCATGCCGCCGTCGCTGCTGGACAGCCAGCTCGCCACGCTGGAGGTGCCCGAGGATGCGCTCCGGGTGGACGTGTCGCCTCCGCCGGACGTGGTGGTGAAGCGCATTCGCGAGGGGTTGGGGCGCTGA
- a CDS encoding DNA ligase, producing MADIADGEQLALQGSGSKPYILKNTGGVYSCSCPAWRNQSIAIERRTCKHLRKVRGDAAEDARTGAASASGAAPASAAKSAGKAKKAGASEEAAAKAPPLLLAHSWETDVDLTDWWMSEKLDGVRAYWDGQRFWSRLGNEFFAPAWFTAGLPDFPLDGELFGGRKRFQRTVSIVRRQDRSNDWKELFFVAFDAPSVDAPFEKRLEHCRKWMEDAKPAYAKWHEHERCQGTPHLRAELERVEGLGGEGLMLRKPGSRYEAGRSHTLLKVKSFKDDEARVVGHVAGAGRHKGRLGALEVELRNGTRFSVGTGLSDAEREAPPAIGTVITFRYQELSDDGVPRFPTYVGVRIDAAPFEAKAKAKSKARA from the coding sequence ATGGCGGACATCGCGGACGGCGAACAGCTCGCGCTCCAGGGCTCTGGCTCCAAGCCCTACATCCTCAAGAACACCGGCGGCGTGTACTCGTGCTCGTGCCCCGCCTGGCGCAACCAGTCGATTGCCATCGAGCGGCGCACCTGCAAGCACCTGCGCAAGGTGCGCGGGGACGCCGCCGAGGACGCACGTACCGGCGCCGCCAGCGCGTCCGGCGCCGCCCCCGCCAGCGCCGCGAAGAGCGCGGGCAAGGCGAAGAAGGCCGGGGCCTCCGAGGAAGCCGCCGCCAAGGCGCCGCCGCTGCTGCTGGCGCACTCATGGGAGACCGACGTCGACCTCACCGACTGGTGGATGAGCGAGAAGCTCGACGGCGTGCGCGCGTACTGGGACGGGCAGCGCTTCTGGTCCCGCCTGGGCAACGAGTTCTTCGCGCCCGCGTGGTTCACCGCGGGGCTGCCAGACTTCCCGCTCGACGGTGAGCTGTTCGGCGGGCGCAAGCGCTTCCAGCGCACGGTGAGCATCGTCCGCCGGCAGGACCGGAGCAACGACTGGAAGGAGCTCTTCTTCGTCGCCTTCGACGCGCCGTCCGTGGACGCGCCCTTCGAGAAGCGGCTGGAGCACTGCCGCAAATGGATGGAGGACGCGAAGCCCGCGTACGCGAAGTGGCACGAGCATGAGCGCTGCCAGGGCACGCCGCACCTGCGCGCGGAGCTGGAGCGGGTAGAGGGCCTGGGCGGCGAGGGGCTCATGCTGCGCAAGCCCGGCTCGCGCTATGAGGCGGGCCGCTCGCACACGCTGCTGAAGGTGAAGAGCTTCAAGGACGACGAGGCGCGCGTCGTCGGGCACGTGGCGGGCGCCGGCCGTCACAAGGGCCGCCTGGGCGCGCTCGAGGTGGAGCTGCGCAACGGCACGCGCTTCAGCGTGGGCACCGGCCTGTCCGACGCCGAGCGCGAGGCCCCGCCGGCCATCGGCACCGTCATCACCTTCCGCTACCAGGAGCTGTCCGACGACGGCGTGCCGCGCTTCCCCACGTACGTGGGCGTGCGCATCGACGCGGCCCCCTTCGAGGCCAAGGCCAAGGCGAAGTCGAAGGCCCGGGCGTAG
- a CDS encoding protein kinase domain-containing protein — protein MHCELCLSEHPEDVLCENVHWTQVGMSTQEVEPPSVDLTGQTLGHYLLVRRLGAGGMGTVYLGEQTRIGARVAVKVLHPHLAQDESLRARFYAEARTVNVVGHPNIVHIFDISEAPGDIHYFVMEYLEGVPLSQLPRPVDPTQLVLLLAQACEALDAAHRCGVVHRDLKPDNLFVVRHATEPPSLRVLDFGVAKAHRPQNEDQTAAGIVLGTPAYMAPEQWAGQPVDGRADIYALAVTAYYLTTGQLPFERGQMAELALSLGPVGPVPPHVLSPVVPPALSDVLLRALSRRCEDRYATALDFKEALLAAAVPPAIRHAPMRHPIGDTPVPSPSLAVLEAEGAEATPTNLTPPLTWLAKVRRRTGSGEVEVRCTELSKGGLFMCCAEPFPRLFTRLEFTLLLAGEVVPCSGEVVRHVDSAQARAWGMSPGVGVQFLNPSARLRELIHRVQPHRPGTPAPPGPPPEAQL, from the coding sequence ATGCACTGCGAGCTCTGTCTGTCTGAACATCCCGAGGACGTGCTGTGCGAGAACGTGCACTGGACGCAGGTGGGCATGTCCACCCAAGAGGTGGAGCCCCCGTCCGTGGACCTGACCGGCCAGACGCTGGGCCACTACCTGCTGGTGCGCAGGCTGGGCGCTGGCGGCATGGGCACGGTGTACCTGGGCGAGCAGACGCGCATCGGCGCCCGGGTGGCGGTGAAGGTGCTGCATCCGCACCTGGCGCAGGACGAGAGCCTGCGCGCGCGCTTCTATGCGGAGGCGCGCACCGTCAACGTCGTGGGCCATCCGAACATCGTCCACATCTTCGACATCAGCGAGGCGCCGGGCGACATCCACTACTTCGTCATGGAGTACCTGGAGGGCGTGCCGCTGTCACAGCTGCCCCGGCCCGTGGACCCCACGCAATTGGTGCTGCTGCTGGCGCAGGCGTGTGAGGCGCTGGACGCCGCGCACCGCTGCGGCGTGGTGCACCGGGACTTGAAGCCAGACAACCTCTTCGTGGTGCGGCACGCGACGGAGCCGCCGTCGCTGCGCGTGCTGGACTTCGGCGTGGCCAAGGCGCACCGCCCGCAGAACGAGGACCAGACGGCGGCGGGCATCGTCCTGGGCACGCCCGCGTACATGGCGCCGGAGCAGTGGGCGGGACAGCCGGTGGACGGGCGCGCGGACATCTACGCGCTGGCGGTGACGGCGTACTACCTGACGACGGGGCAGCTGCCCTTCGAGCGCGGGCAGATGGCGGAGCTCGCGCTGTCGCTGGGGCCCGTGGGCCCGGTGCCGCCGCACGTGCTGTCGCCCGTGGTGCCTCCGGCGCTGTCGGACGTGCTGCTGCGCGCGCTGTCGCGCCGGTGCGAGGACCGCTACGCCACCGCGCTGGACTTCAAGGAGGCGCTGCTCGCCGCGGCCGTGCCCCCCGCCATCCGGCACGCGCCGATGCGACACCCGATTGGGGACACGCCGGTGCCCTCGCCGTCGCTGGCGGTGCTGGAGGCGGAGGGGGCGGAGGCAACGCCCACGAACCTCACGCCGCCGCTCACGTGGTTGGCGAAGGTGCGCCGCCGCACGGGCTCCGGCGAGGTGGAGGTGCGCTGCACGGAGCTGAGCAAGGGCGGCCTCTTCATGTGCTGCGCGGAGCCCTTCCCCCGCCTCTTCACCCGCCTGGAGTTCACCCTGCTGCTGGCCGGCGAGGTGGTGCCGTGCTCGGGCGAGGTGGTGCGGCACGTGGACTCCGCCCAGGCCCGCGCATGGGGCATGTCGCCGGGCGTGGGCGTGCAGTTCCTCAACCCCTCCGCCCGGCTGCGCGAGCTCATCCACCGCGTGCAGCCCCACCGCCCCGGGACACCCGCGCCGCCCGGCCCACCGCCCGAGGCGCAGCTGTGA
- a CDS encoding neutral/alkaline ceramidase: MHRQLVRPFLALSLVLATAAGAASPVPPARPDGPDGSDDACAGQQRFLVGAGVGDITGPAAEVGMMGYAQLAQQTSGIHQRLRSRAFVIASPCNGRRVAFVSADLAMVFQGVKRQVVEKLRARFGDRYTDDNVLLSATHTHSGPGGFSHYAFYNLTSFGFVPQNFDAIVSGIVASIIRADARLAEGTVRLAAGELLGASRNRSPEAYRFNPPGERALYTSDVDTRMTLLRLTRTDGTEVGLINWFAVHATSMGNDNTLISGDNKGLAASLFESSRGARPTGGRDTFVAAFANSNEGDVTPNVLGGTDGGGADDFEDTELAARRQYDFAARLWATANAPLTGGVEYRQTYVKLDAVDVAPAWTDGKPRRTCTAAIGVSMLAGAEDGPGFGAEGASCAAIHDVWSQFTCAVTTTPCQAEKPIVLEPGSMSPYPWTPEVLPLQLVTVGNLALVAVPFELTTMAGRRLRRTVLERLAPLGVTEVVIAGLANDYAGYVSTREEYARQAYEGASTHFGPWTLAALQQTFDTLATALRDGQPVPPGPAPRDLRHVQTSLQPGVVFDDKLLWVDFGEVVTDARAAYARGDTVSATFWGGHPKNDLRLEGTYLRVQRQGPGGAWVDVADDSAWETRYRWRRENCVPTLACSHVTVEWDVPADAAPGTYRLVHEGSWKSGWDGRVRPYSGASRSFTVR; the protein is encoded by the coding sequence ATGCACCGACAGCTCGTCCGGCCCTTCCTGGCGCTCTCCCTCGTGCTCGCCACGGCGGCAGGGGCCGCCAGCCCCGTCCCCCCGGCGCGTCCGGACGGCCCCGACGGCTCGGACGACGCGTGCGCGGGCCAGCAGCGCTTCCTCGTCGGCGCGGGCGTGGGCGACATCACCGGCCCCGCCGCGGAGGTGGGGATGATGGGCTACGCGCAATTGGCGCAGCAGACGTCCGGCATCCACCAGCGGCTGCGCTCGCGCGCCTTCGTCATCGCCTCGCCCTGCAATGGCCGGCGGGTGGCCTTCGTCAGCGCGGACCTGGCCATGGTGTTCCAGGGGGTGAAGCGGCAGGTGGTGGAGAAGCTGCGCGCGCGCTTCGGCGACCGCTACACGGACGACAACGTCCTGCTGAGCGCCACCCACACGCACTCGGGGCCGGGTGGCTTCTCGCACTACGCCTTCTACAACCTGACGTCGTTCGGCTTCGTGCCCCAGAACTTCGACGCCATCGTCTCCGGCATCGTCGCCTCCATCATCCGAGCCGACGCCCGCCTCGCCGAGGGCACCGTGCGGCTGGCGGCGGGCGAGCTGCTTGGTGCCAGCCGCAACCGCTCGCCGGAGGCCTACCGCTTCAACCCACCCGGGGAGCGCGCCCTCTACACCTCCGACGTGGACACGCGGATGACGCTGCTGCGCCTCACCCGGACGGACGGCACGGAGGTGGGCCTCATCAACTGGTTCGCCGTGCACGCCACCTCCATGGGCAACGACAACACGCTCATCAGCGGCGACAACAAGGGCCTCGCCGCGTCCCTCTTCGAGTCGTCGCGCGGCGCGCGGCCCACCGGCGGGAGGGACACTTTCGTGGCCGCCTTCGCCAACTCCAACGAGGGCGACGTCACGCCCAACGTGCTCGGCGGCACGGACGGCGGCGGCGCGGACGACTTCGAGGACACGGAGCTCGCCGCCCGCAGGCAGTACGACTTCGCCGCGCGGCTGTGGGCCACCGCGAATGCGCCCCTCACCGGCGGCGTGGAGTACCGCCAGACGTACGTGAAGCTGGACGCGGTGGACGTGGCACCCGCCTGGACGGACGGCAAGCCGCGCCGCACGTGCACCGCCGCCATCGGCGTGTCCATGCTCGCCGGCGCGGAGGACGGGCCGGGCTTTGGCGCGGAGGGCGCTTCGTGCGCCGCCATCCACGACGTGTGGAGCCAGTTCACCTGCGCCGTCACCACCACGCCCTGTCAGGCGGAGAAGCCCATTGTCCTGGAGCCAGGCAGCATGTCGCCCTACCCGTGGACGCCGGAGGTGCTGCCCCTGCAGCTCGTCACCGTGGGCAACCTCGCGCTGGTGGCGGTGCCCTTCGAGCTGACGACGATGGCCGGCCGCCGGCTGCGGCGCACGGTGCTGGAGCGGCTGGCGCCCCTGGGCGTGACGGAGGTGGTCATCGCCGGGCTGGCCAACGACTACGCGGGCTATGTCTCCACCCGCGAGGAGTACGCGCGCCAGGCCTACGAGGGCGCCTCCACGCACTTCGGCCCGTGGACGCTGGCCGCGCTCCAGCAGACCTTCGACACGCTGGCCACGGCGCTGCGCGACGGCCAGCCCGTGCCCCCGGGCCCCGCGCCCCGGGATTTGCGCCACGTGCAGACCAGCCTCCAGCCGGGCGTGGTGTTCGACGACAAGCTGCTGTGGGTGGACTTCGGCGAGGTCGTCACCGACGCGCGCGCCGCCTACGCGCGGGGAGACACGGTGAGCGCCACCTTCTGGGGCGGGCACCCGAAGAACGATTTGCGCCTGGAGGGCACCTACCTGCGCGTGCAGCGGCAGGGTCCGGGCGGCGCCTGGGTGGACGTGGCGGACGACAGCGCCTGGGAGACGCGCTACCGGTGGCGGCGGGAGAACTGCGTGCCCACGCTGGCCTGCTCGCACGTCACCGTGGAGTGGGACGTCCCCGCGGACGCCGCACCGGGCACGTACCGGCTGGTCCACGAGGGCAGCTGGAAGTCCGGCTGGGACGGGCGCGTGCGCCCGTACTCGGGCGCCTCGCGCTCCTTCACCGTGCGGTGA
- a CDS encoding PAS domain S-box protein: protein MADEQRAAGHADAQDTVPEEPSPNGREPHAPSHLLMRPPSTPVDAQRARLLDELMREVVFQLDARGNLVLLGRPWERLTGMLVERWLGRSLVDAFHPEDRERARELLESTAQQRSLAPREELRIEAEGGRGIRWVALSARALPAAPGEVVGTLVDVTARRLAEEAVTTRERYLETMVDVQQRMMPHELPQDLYGAIVEPLGRVSAASRVYVFEMHRGPEGNQLASQRAEWCAPGVAPNLEDPEMHGLPLLEALHPYQAKRLLRGEPVQGLPRDFTEMMAPVMESQGVRSVLLLPLRVHGLLFGVIGFDNCREARPWGPIEVNLLSGAAGALSLALEQRTDNALRVHTETTLRRTEAGVHLLIEAFPDPVMVHVGDGVLLSVNPALIQYLGYREASELVGRHVLEVVRPEDRAAAQLHLGQAMEGHHSARAVEMPLVRKDGEVVVADLVTLAVVFDGTPARVTVARDFTERKRTQAQLMLTDRMASMGLLAAGIAHELNNPLAYVLSNLDYLHGTVGPRSRPLTHDELVECRQVLDDAREGAERMRQIVRQLRVFSRVEDGKEEPVDVHRVLDSVTQMAASTVRARAKLVKEYGDVPPVRGNEGKLFQVFLNLVINAAHAIEEGQSETNEIRLTTFLDDGGRVMVVVRDTGQGIPPEHLRRIFDPFFTTKAAGVGTGLGLSICDTIVNQMGGHISVESSMGAGTTFRVYLNVAPPKEPSSRPGV from the coding sequence TTGGCGGACGAGCAGCGGGCAGCGGGGCACGCTGATGCCCAGGACACGGTTCCCGAGGAGCCGTCTCCCAACGGGCGCGAGCCGCACGCGCCCTCGCACCTCCTGATGCGTCCGCCCAGCACACCGGTGGATGCGCAGCGCGCGCGGCTCCTCGACGAGCTGATGCGCGAGGTGGTGTTCCAGCTCGACGCGCGCGGCAACCTCGTCCTGCTGGGGCGGCCCTGGGAGCGCCTCACGGGCATGCTGGTGGAGCGGTGGCTCGGGCGCTCGCTGGTGGACGCCTTCCACCCCGAGGACCGGGAGCGCGCCCGGGAGCTGCTGGAGTCCACGGCCCAGCAGCGCAGCCTGGCGCCGCGCGAAGAGCTGCGCATCGAGGCGGAAGGCGGCCGGGGCATCCGCTGGGTGGCCCTGTCCGCCCGCGCCCTGCCCGCCGCGCCCGGCGAGGTGGTGGGCACGCTGGTGGACGTCACCGCCCGGCGGCTGGCGGAGGAGGCCGTCACCACCCGCGAGCGCTACCTCGAGACGATGGTGGACGTGCAGCAGCGGATGATGCCGCACGAGCTGCCGCAAGACTTGTACGGCGCCATCGTCGAGCCGCTGGGCCGCGTGTCCGCCGCCAGTCGCGTCTACGTCTTCGAGATGCACCGGGGCCCCGAAGGCAACCAGCTCGCCTCGCAGCGCGCGGAGTGGTGCGCGCCCGGCGTCGCTCCCAACCTGGAGGACCCGGAGATGCACGGCCTGCCGTTGCTGGAGGCGCTGCACCCCTACCAGGCGAAGCGGCTGCTGCGCGGGGAGCCCGTCCAGGGGCTGCCCCGGGACTTCACCGAGATGATGGCGCCGGTGATGGAGTCGCAGGGCGTGCGCTCCGTGCTGCTGCTGCCGCTGCGCGTGCACGGGCTGCTCTTCGGCGTCATCGGCTTCGACAACTGTCGCGAGGCGCGCCCCTGGGGCCCCATCGAGGTCAACCTCCTGTCCGGCGCGGCCGGCGCCCTGTCGCTGGCGCTGGAGCAGCGCACGGACAACGCGCTGCGCGTGCACACGGAGACCACGCTGCGGCGCACCGAAGCCGGTGTGCACCTCTTGATTGAGGCCTTCCCGGACCCCGTCATGGTGCACGTGGGCGACGGGGTGCTCCTGTCGGTGAACCCGGCCCTGATTCAGTACCTGGGCTACCGCGAGGCCTCGGAGCTGGTGGGCCGCCACGTGCTGGAGGTGGTGCGGCCGGAGGACCGGGCGGCGGCGCAGCTCCACCTGGGCCAGGCGATGGAGGGCCACCACTCCGCGCGCGCGGTGGAGATGCCGCTGGTGCGCAAGGACGGCGAGGTGGTGGTGGCGGACCTGGTGACGCTGGCCGTCGTCTTCGACGGGACGCCCGCGCGGGTGACGGTGGCGCGCGACTTCACCGAGCGCAAGCGCACCCAGGCGCAGCTCATGCTCACCGACCGCATGGCCTCCATGGGCCTGCTGGCCGCCGGCATCGCCCACGAGCTGAACAACCCGCTCGCCTACGTGCTGTCCAACCTGGACTACCTCCACGGCACGGTGGGCCCGCGCTCGCGCCCCCTCACGCACGACGAGCTGGTGGAGTGCCGGCAGGTGCTGGACGACGCCCGCGAGGGTGCCGAGCGCATGCGGCAAATCGTCCGCCAGCTGCGCGTCTTCTCCCGCGTGGAGGACGGCAAGGAGGAGCCGGTGGACGTGCACCGGGTGCTGGACTCGGTGACGCAGATGGCGGCCAGCACGGTGCGCGCCCGCGCGAAGCTGGTGAAGGAGTACGGCGACGTGCCCCCGGTGCGCGGCAACGAGGGCAAGCTGTTCCAGGTGTTCCTCAACCTCGTCATCAACGCCGCGCACGCGATTGAGGAAGGCCAGTCCGAGACGAACGAGATTCGCCTCACCACGTTCCTGGATGATGGCGGCCGCGTCATGGTGGTGGTGCGGGACACCGGCCAGGGCATTCCCCCCGAGCACCTGCGCCGCATCTTCGACCCCTTCTTCACCACCAAGGCCGCGGGCGTGGGCACGGGCCTGGGACTGTCCATCTGCGACACCATCGTCAACCAGATGGGCGGCCATATCTCCGTGGAGTCGTCGATGGGAGCAGGCACCACCTTCCGCGTGTACCTGAACGTCGCCCCTCCGAAGGAGCCGTCGAGCCGACCGGGCGTGTGA
- a CDS encoding acyltransferase — protein sequence MDLDARRREQHKLRLSWMPWLYFVLKPRHREWAEAWQREVQQWLRELETVEIAEGCFIAPEARIFAEPGRTVSIGPGCSIAAEVFVHGPVVLGPRVSLNARVSLDGGSAGIRIGEGTRIATGATLYAFDHGLAPDRPVREQPVTSRGLVIGADVWVGANAGITDGVTVGDHAVVAMGSVVTRDVPAWSIVAGVPARVIGDRRLRPRSGAPGGWEPDDGA from the coding sequence GTGGACCTGGACGCGCGCCGCCGCGAGCAGCACAAGCTCCGGCTCTCCTGGATGCCGTGGCTCTACTTCGTGCTCAAGCCCCGCCACCGCGAGTGGGCGGAGGCCTGGCAGCGCGAGGTGCAGCAGTGGTTGCGCGAGCTGGAGACGGTGGAAATCGCGGAGGGGTGCTTCATCGCCCCGGAGGCGCGAATCTTCGCGGAGCCCGGACGCACGGTGTCCATTGGACCCGGGTGCAGTATCGCCGCGGAAGTCTTCGTCCATGGACCGGTGGTGCTGGGACCCCGGGTCAGCCTCAACGCCCGGGTCAGCCTGGACGGTGGGTCGGCGGGCATCCGCATCGGCGAGGGCACCCGTATCGCCACCGGCGCCACCCTCTACGCCTTCGACCATGGGCTGGCGCCGGACCGCCCCGTGAGGGAGCAGCCCGTCACCTCGCGGGGGCTCGTCATCGGCGCGGACGTCTGGGTGGGGGCCAACGCCGGAATCACGGATGGTGTTACCGTGGGGGACCATGCCGTGGTGGCCATGGGCTCTGTCGTCACGCGGGACGTGCCTGCCTGGTCGATTGTCGCCGGCGTGCCTGCCCGCGTCATCGGGGACCGCCGACTGCGCCCTCGCTCGGGCGCTCCGGGTGGGTGGGAGCCCGACGACGGAGCGTGA
- a CDS encoding histone deacetylase: protein MSVWDWLGRWGPGSSTGVPIFYDESYRLPLSGIESTVGIEPRGVDFTTWYLLEKGVVRPQDVHRPLPVSYAELARVHDGAYLESLGQPETLARIFATDPSEVPVDTLLSNVRLVCGGTLGAARLARARRGPVVNMAGGFHHAAPGRGGGFCAVNDLAVALAALHAEGFDGQTVVLDLDAHPPDGTAECLAGQERAWIGSLSGSDWGALPLEVDETRVPERCTDNDYLSLLEGLLSRMPRPDMAFVIAGGDVLAGDRFGRVGLTLDGARRRDRALASALRGVPSVWLPGGGYHAESWKVFAGTVLVLAGKGSRRITARYDPLSARYQRISRLLSQEGTQVEEPLTLEDLEGSLGLGGTLQPRLLGYYTAQSLEYTLFRYGLLSHVERLGYSRLRVEVGSTGAGDRLKVLGRTGGQEHLLVDVVLERRPVAGEPFLFVNWLSLRHPRARFSERRPQLPGQDVPGLGLSREATEMLQLMAKRLNLAGVAFRPMWFHLAALARSRFRFADPVRQGRFEAMVRDLSSHPMLEMTRAVVDGRVLLNGEPYSWEPDDMVSRLEPAAADVEVIAAERERCHFTVEGAADR, encoded by the coding sequence ATGAGCGTCTGGGACTGGCTGGGGCGCTGGGGGCCGGGAAGCAGTACGGGCGTGCCCATCTTCTACGACGAGTCCTACCGGCTGCCGCTCAGCGGCATCGAGTCCACGGTGGGCATCGAACCGCGCGGGGTGGACTTCACCACCTGGTACCTCCTGGAGAAGGGCGTGGTGCGCCCGCAGGACGTGCACCGCCCGCTGCCGGTGAGCTACGCGGAGCTGGCCCGCGTGCACGACGGGGCGTACCTGGAGTCGCTCGGCCAGCCGGAGACGCTGGCGCGCATCTTCGCCACGGACCCGTCCGAGGTGCCCGTGGACACGCTGCTGTCCAACGTGCGGCTGGTGTGCGGCGGCACGCTGGGGGCGGCGCGGCTGGCGCGGGCGCGCCGGGGCCCGGTGGTGAACATGGCGGGCGGCTTCCACCACGCGGCGCCGGGGCGGGGCGGCGGCTTCTGCGCCGTGAATGACCTGGCGGTGGCGCTGGCGGCCCTGCACGCGGAGGGCTTCGACGGGCAGACGGTGGTGCTGGATTTGGACGCGCACCCTCCGGACGGCACGGCGGAGTGTCTGGCGGGACAGGAGCGGGCGTGGATTGGCTCGCTGTCCGGCAGCGACTGGGGCGCGCTCCCGCTGGAGGTGGACGAGACACGGGTGCCGGAGCGCTGCACCGACAACGACTACCTGTCGCTGCTGGAGGGGCTGCTGTCGCGCATGCCCCGCCCGGACATGGCCTTCGTGATTGCCGGCGGGGACGTGCTGGCGGGAGACCGCTTCGGCCGGGTGGGGCTGACGCTGGACGGCGCGCGGCGCAGGGACAGGGCGCTGGCGAGCGCGCTGCGCGGCGTGCCCAGCGTGTGGCTGCCGGGCGGCGGCTACCACGCCGAGTCGTGGAAGGTGTTCGCGGGCACGGTGCTGGTGCTGGCGGGGAAGGGCTCGCGCCGCATCACCGCGCGGTATGATCCGCTGAGCGCGCGCTACCAGCGCATCTCCCGGCTGCTGTCGCAGGAGGGCACGCAGGTGGAGGAGCCGCTGACGCTGGAGGACCTGGAGGGCTCGCTGGGGCTGGGCGGCACGCTGCAGCCGCGGCTGCTGGGCTACTACACGGCGCAGTCGCTGGAGTACACGCTGTTCCGCTACGGCCTGCTCTCGCACGTGGAGCGGCTGGGCTACAGCCGGCTGCGGGTGGAGGTGGGCTCCACCGGGGCGGGGGACCGCCTCAAGGTGCTGGGCCGCACGGGCGGACAGGAGCACCTGCTGGTGGACGTCGTGCTGGAGCGGCGGCCCGTGGCGGGCGAGCCCTTCCTCTTCGTCAACTGGCTGAGCCTGCGCCACCCGCGCGCGCGCTTCAGCGAGCGGCGGCCACAGCTGCCGGGGCAGGACGTGCCGGGGCTGGGGCTGTCGCGCGAGGCCACGGAGATGCTGCAACTGATGGCGAAGCGGCTGAACCTCGCGGGCGTGGCCTTCCGTCCCATGTGGTTCCACCTGGCGGCGCTGGCCCGCTCGCGCTTCCGCTTCGCGGACCCGGTGCGGCAGGGGCGCTTCGAGGCGATGGTGCGGGACTTGTCCTCCCACCCGATGCTGGAGATGACGCGCGCGGTGGTGGACGGCCGCGTCCTCCTCAACGGGGAGCCGTACTCCTGGGAGCCGGACGACATGGTGTCGCGCCTGGAGCCCGCCGCCGCGGACGTGGAGGTCATCGCCGCCGAGCGGGAGCGCTGCCACTTCACCGTGGAAGGGGCAGCGGACCGCTGA
- a CDS encoding phosphatase PAP2 family protein, with product MSRLDVAVTRLLGMLLLLGACFLGFVALSDEVSEGETQDFDERVLRMLRDPKDPSVARGPWWLAVSAEEVTALGGVTVLFLVTLTVCGFLLLARRYRTLLLVLAATGGGILLNSLLKQLFSRPRPSVVPHLTEVMTHSFPSGHAMLSATVYLTLGGLMAQLAERRRLKAYILVVSLLLPFMVGLTRVYLGVHYPTDVLAGWVAGLAWALLTALVARALHRRSPELRAEARKPVE from the coding sequence ATGTCGAGGCTGGACGTCGCGGTGACGCGGCTCCTGGGGATGCTGTTGTTGCTGGGGGCGTGCTTCCTGGGCTTCGTCGCCCTGTCGGACGAGGTGTCCGAGGGCGAGACGCAGGACTTCGACGAGCGCGTGCTGCGCATGCTGAGAGACCCGAAGGACCCCTCGGTGGCGCGGGGGCCCTGGTGGCTGGCGGTGTCGGCGGAGGAGGTGACGGCGCTGGGCGGCGTGACGGTGCTGTTCCTCGTCACGCTGACGGTGTGCGGCTTCCTCCTGCTGGCGCGACGCTATCGGACGCTGCTGCTGGTGCTGGCCGCGACGGGGGGCGGCATCCTGCTGAACTCGCTGCTCAAGCAGCTCTTCTCCCGGCCGCGTCCCTCCGTGGTGCCGCACCTGACGGAGGTGATGACCCACAGCTTCCCCAGCGGACACGCCATGCTGTCGGCCACCGTGTACCTCACGCTCGGCGGGCTCATGGCGCAGCTCGCGGAGCGTCGGCGGCTCAAGGCGTACATCCTGGTCGTGTCGCTGCTGCTGCCCTTCATGGTGGGGCTGACGCGCGTGTACCTGGGCGTGCACTACCCCACGGACGTGCTGGCGGGCTGGGTGGCGGGGCTGGCCTGGGCGCTGCTCACCGCGCTCGTGGCGCGCGCGCTCCATCGCCGCAGCCCGGAGCTGCGCGCGGAGGCCCGCAAGCCCGTGGAGTGA
- a CDS encoding ExbD/TolR family protein → MRTPKKSFVKPQSAVQSDINVTPLVDVVLVLLIIFMVVTPLMNADLAVQLPEVSDAPAPPPSPGEKTWVVGLTPEGGLTLNDEPVDDADYVARLKAVLDARPRGQRHVFFKMDARAGYSRLVTALDGAKSAGAEELGVLTD, encoded by the coding sequence ATGCGTACCCCGAAAAAGAGCTTCGTGAAGCCCCAGTCCGCCGTGCAGTCGGACATCAACGTCACCCCGCTGGTGGACGTGGTGCTGGTGCTGCTCATCATCTTCATGGTCGTCACGCCGCTGATGAACGCGGACCTCGCCGTGCAGCTCCCGGAGGTGTCCGATGCCCCGGCGCCGCCGCCCTCGCCCGGGGAGAAGACCTGGGTGGTGGGTCTCACGCCCGAGGGAGGGCTCACGCTGAACGATGAGCCCGTGGACGACGCCGACTACGTGGCGCGCCTCAAGGCGGTGCTGGACGCGCGCCCCCGGGGCCAGCGGCACGTGTTCTTCAAGATGGATGCGCGCGCGGGCTACAGCCGACTGGTGACGGCCCTGGATGGGGCGAAGTCGGCCGGCGCGGAGGAGCTGGGGGTGCTCACCGACTGA